TCGGCCGACGGCGCCGCCGGCAGCTACCTCAAGGCGAAGCTGCGCGCCTGCGAGACCGCCGGCGTCGAGGCCGTCGTCCACCGGCTCTCCCCCGGCCCCCGCGCCAAGACTTTGGGCTTATTGGCCGACCTCGCCGGCGACGCCTCGGCCGACGCGCTCATGATCGAGACGCCGTACCCGCGCGGGATATCCGCCGCCGACGCGGCCGCCGCCGTCCCCGCCGACAAGGACGCCGAGGGCATCACGCCCGGCGCCTACGGCAGCTTGTTCCTCGCCAAGACCTGGAAGGAGACCGCGCCGCTCGTCGTCCCCTGCACCGCGCTCGCCCTCGCGCGCCTGGCGCTCGCCGCGGGCGTCCCCCTCGCGGGGCGACGCGCCGTGGTGATCGGCCGCTCCGCCACCGTGGGCCGCCCCGCCGCGCACCTGCTCGCGACGCTCGACATGACCGTGACCTTGGCCCACACGCGCACCAAGGGGCTCCCCGCGCTGTGCCGCGAGGCCGACCTGCTCGTGCTGGCCGCGGGAGTCCCGGGCCTGGTGAAGACCTCCTGGGTCAAGCGCGGGGCCGTGGTGCTCGACGCGGGCGTCACGGTCGTGCGCGGCCGGCTCAAGGGGGACGCCTCCGCGGGCGCCGCCGCGCGCGCGCGGATGATCACGCCGGTGCCCGGCGGCGTCGGCCCCGTGACCACCGCCTGCGCGGTGCTTAACGCCGTCCTGCT
The DNA window shown above is from Elusimicrobiota bacterium and carries:
- a CDS encoding bifunctional 5,10-methylenetetrahydrofolate dehydrogenase/5,10-methenyltetrahydrofolate cyclohydrolase → MSTKLLDGKTLSLRLLAEARRRASAVARKRGRAPRLAIVASADGAAGSYLKAKLRACETAGVEAVVHRLSPGPRAKTLGLLADLAGDASADALMIETPYPRGISAADAAAAVPADKDAEGITPGAYGSLFLAKTWKETAPLVVPCTALALARLALAAGVPLAGRRAVVIGRSATVGRPAAHLLATLDMTVTLAHTRTKGLPALCREADLLVLAAGVPGLVKTSWVKRGAVVLDAGVTVVRGRLKGDASAGAAARARMITPVPGGVGPVTTACAVLNAVLLAERRTR